The Leptospira fletcheri genome includes a region encoding these proteins:
- a CDS encoding FG-GAP-like repeat-containing protein: protein MRRLRVVLFLLLLNSCAIKTTYNPGILYSKAWWDTCLINPVCIATLTGNGIHILNLPKANNALLQSGFLVGTAVGSLNRVEVSLDGGSFSPAIGTNSWRFQLPTGGSLWKKGSIHSIQIRSVDLSGNIVANLSQSVQKGTNKDINGDGFVDILAGASLYSGNLGQVYVFYGTGTAPFTGSTAAQANVTITGSGANSYFGNALALGDINGDGYADIIVAANGITGGGTGYVYIFHSTGSAGITATSVSSANTAIAGPGGALFGYSLTIADVNGDGYEDLGVGAYAYSASTGQAFVFQSSGSSGIVAASSASANATITGVASSNFGASVALGDINGDGYADLAVGGNMVSTSAGQVFVFHSSGAGGITATAAGGANTSIPGETSYNDFGISVNIADLNGDGYGDLQVGATRYTNTYTGKVYIFHSSGSGGVTASVATSANVFLNGVNSGDTFGVSLSTGDVNGDGLLDLAVGANGVSSSTGAAYVFMGQGSGGVSTTAATVILGESASNTFGNPVLLEDRNADGFADLSVAANGFSSSVGKTYVFLSAGFLGLPFSGAASANYSFIGTSAGGMSSLAGLFKNQNEISDSSGYFAFGEIALFFPSN from the coding sequence ATGCGTCGTTTACGAGTTGTTCTTTTTCTACTCTTATTGAATTCCTGTGCGATCAAGACCACCTATAATCCCGGCATTCTATATTCGAAAGCATGGTGGGATACCTGCCTAATCAACCCGGTCTGCATCGCAACCTTGACCGGAAACGGGATACACATCTTAAATCTTCCGAAAGCGAATAACGCTCTATTGCAATCCGGTTTTTTGGTCGGAACGGCGGTGGGTTCTTTGAACAGGGTAGAGGTCAGCCTGGACGGCGGTTCGTTCTCGCCTGCCATCGGAACGAATTCTTGGCGATTCCAACTTCCTACGGGAGGATCGCTTTGGAAAAAAGGGAGTATCCATTCCATCCAAATACGGAGCGTGGACCTTTCAGGGAACATCGTCGCGAATTTGAGCCAGAGCGTACAAAAAGGAACGAATAAGGATATCAACGGAGACGGCTTTGTGGATATTCTGGCAGGGGCATCTTTGTATTCCGGAAATTTGGGACAGGTGTACGTGTTTTATGGAACCGGTACGGCCCCTTTCACCGGTTCTACCGCGGCGCAGGCAAATGTAACGATTACGGGATCCGGGGCAAATTCGTATTTCGGAAACGCTCTCGCTTTGGGAGATATTAACGGAGACGGTTATGCGGATATCATCGTAGCCGCGAACGGAATTACCGGCGGCGGTACCGGATATGTCTATATATTTCATAGTACCGGTTCGGCAGGCATCACCGCTACGAGCGTTTCCAGCGCCAACACCGCGATCGCCGGTCCTGGAGGCGCTTTATTCGGTTATTCTTTGACAATCGCGGACGTGAACGGAGACGGGTACGAGGATCTAGGCGTAGGCGCCTACGCTTATTCAGCGTCGACAGGCCAGGCATTCGTCTTTCAAAGCTCAGGTTCTTCCGGGATCGTTGCCGCAAGTTCGGCCAGCGCGAATGCTACTATTACTGGAGTCGCATCCAGCAATTTCGGCGCTTCGGTCGCTTTGGGGGATATTAACGGAGACGGTTATGCGGATCTAGCGGTGGGGGGAAATATGGTTTCGACCTCTGCCGGACAAGTATTCGTGTTTCATAGTTCCGGCGCGGGCGGTATCACCGCTACTGCAGCCGGAGGCGCCAATACTTCCATTCCGGGAGAGACTTCGTATAACGATTTCGGAATCTCGGTTAATATCGCAGATCTCAACGGGGATGGATATGGAGACTTGCAGGTCGGCGCGACACGCTATACTAACACTTATACCGGCAAAGTTTACATCTTTCACTCTTCCGGTTCCGGAGGAGTTACGGCGTCGGTGGCGACGAGTGCCAATGTTTTTCTGAACGGAGTCAATAGCGGAGATACGTTCGGCGTGTCCCTTAGTACAGGCGATGTAAACGGTGACGGTTTATTGGATCTCGCCGTGGGAGCGAACGGGGTCTCTTCTTCGACCGGAGCAGCCTACGTATTTATGGGGCAAGGTTCCGGAGGAGTCTCCACCACCGCCGCTACCGTCATTCTCGGAGAATCCGCTTCCAACACGTTCGGAAATCCCGTATTGTTGGAAGACAGAAATGCGGACGGATTTGCGGATTTATCGGTCGCCGCGAACGGTTTCTCTAGTTCTGTCGGAAAAACATACGTTTTTCTAAGCGCCGGTTTCCTCGGGTTACCTTTTTCCGGTGCAGCTTCCGCGAACTATTCCTTTATCGGAACGTCGGCTGGAGGAATGAGTTCTCTTGCCGGACTCTTTAAAAACCAGAACGAAATCTCCGACTCTTCCGGTTATTTTGCGTTCGGCGAAATTGCTCTCTTTTTCCCCTCAAATTAG
- a CDS encoding ABC transporter substrate binding protein: MIPWNRISAGWGRNVYILFAGFSICATGALSQFGELHSSPNSSKAISGNVEILLSSDNSILEQALFGLQSSLDYPVRVSYVDLLRSEYKDVPSYFKEIESSDTKLFVAIGSAAFKLARENLNRTPIVFTMVSHPKSIGIDSDNVCGIGMDVSISEFFKVLRELSPKANRVLTFYSQPEGEFFATEGDYFDLKYKLNFTKKKVSEENFRSSLEKIKGEYDAFIIVKDSLYNREIFEELSEFSKKNRMILMAPFPALVRAGATFGISPEYSKLGIETGELANRILSEKSSCKEEKVSLTDKPSFFLNEAYASDSNIVVPEELKERAKLTRLFTVGLNLLNEGKLKSARIVFENILKKDPNNQSVASYLQLVIEKMTGGKTKELLEAAEDFYKKGNYSRARAEFQKVLLLNPNLRAAKEGLSNATLAQSESERINAEQLVRSGKVFDGIKMYQSSLRTFPQNTKSNVELNHVRSSEYSKIPEYLKEGIELYSQRDYEGSIRIFENILLIDPSDKRAQEYLRLSTKKKDAIRVLLDKTAG, encoded by the coding sequence ATGATTCCGTGGAATCGAATTTCGGCCGGATGGGGTCGGAACGTCTATATCCTTTTTGCCGGATTCTCGATTTGCGCTACAGGAGCGTTGTCGCAATTCGGAGAACTACATTCCTCTCCTAATTCCTCGAAGGCCATCTCCGGAAACGTCGAGATCCTTCTCTCCTCGGACAATTCGATTTTGGAACAGGCGCTGTTCGGTCTCCAGTCCAGTCTGGATTATCCCGTCAGGGTTTCCTACGTGGATCTTCTCAGGTCGGAATACAAGGACGTGCCTTCTTACTTTAAAGAAATAGAATCTTCCGATACGAAACTGTTCGTTGCGATCGGTTCCGCCGCCTTTAAATTGGCCAGGGAAAACTTGAATCGGACCCCTATCGTATTTACCATGGTAAGTCATCCGAAGTCCATCGGAATCGATTCGGACAACGTATGCGGAATCGGAATGGATGTTTCCATATCGGAATTTTTCAAGGTATTGAGAGAACTTTCTCCGAAAGCCAATCGTGTCCTCACGTTTTATTCCCAGCCGGAAGGGGAGTTTTTTGCGACGGAGGGGGATTATTTCGATCTGAAATACAAATTGAACTTTACGAAGAAAAAGGTGAGCGAGGAAAATTTTCGGTCCTCTTTGGAAAAAATAAAAGGGGAATATGACGCTTTTATCATAGTCAAAGACTCCCTTTACAATCGAGAAATTTTCGAAGAGTTGTCGGAATTCTCGAAGAAGAACAGGATGATTTTGATGGCTCCTTTTCCGGCCTTGGTTCGCGCCGGTGCGACTTTCGGTATCAGTCCCGAATACAGCAAATTGGGGATAGAAACGGGGGAATTGGCGAATCGGATTCTGTCCGAAAAGAGTTCCTGCAAGGAAGAGAAGGTGAGTCTGACTGACAAGCCGTCCTTCTTTCTGAACGAGGCTTATGCTTCCGATTCCAATATCGTCGTACCGGAAGAGTTGAAAGAAAGGGCCAAACTGACCCGCCTTTTTACAGTGGGTCTGAATCTTTTAAACGAAGGAAAACTCAAGAGTGCGAGGATCGTTTTCGAGAATATACTGAAAAAGGATCCGAACAATCAATCCGTCGCCTCCTATCTTCAGTTGGTTATCGAGAAGATGACCGGAGGAAAGACCAAGGAATTGTTGGAGGCCGCCGAGGATTTTTATAAGAAAGGGAATTATTCCAGAGCGAGGGCGGAATTCCAGAAGGTATTATTATTGAACCCCAACCTTCGGGCCGCAAAGGAAGGGTTATCCAACGCGACTCTCGCTCAAAGCGAATCGGAACGTATCAATGCGGAACAATTGGTCAGGAGCGGGAAAGTCTTCGACGGAATCAAGATGTACCAGTCCTCCTTAAGGACATTTCCGCAAAACACCAAATCCAACGTGGAATTGAATCATGTTCGCTCTTCCGAATATTCGAAAATACCCGAATATTTAAAGGAAGGAATCGAGCTGTATTCCCAGCGGGATTACGAAGGATCCATCAGGATCTTCGAGAACATTCTTTTGATCGACCCTTCGGATAAGCGCGCCCAGGAATATCTGCGTCTTTCCACGAAGAAAAAGGACGCCATTCGGGTCCTTCTGGATAAAACCGCAGGTTGA
- a CDS encoding SpoIIE family protein phosphatase, which translates to MKFLLSVLNNLKIRTKMIIFVSGIVLLCVLPLSIIVLYRNQAIVLEKTFEVCQNLANNIANIAAEELLINETFDATRTSLARLHESNISGLTDSYVINVDGKYVAELNEEKIGSDVPEADFEKFSSLKELTLSEITEEGNTLLRFSYPIFIQYQGQKLWVGMAIFEFDKEKVYEPVFAIRRSIISVASVLFVLGIFIAILVAVNFARPIDTLSEGVKIIGEGDLNFQIAVRGKDEIGMLALQFNRMTSQIRDFTQNLESMVTQRTEELNRTLEKVQSLKVAQDADYYLTSVLLEPLLLNSNLSKRVRTEFFIEQKKKFSFRRWNSQLGGDICITDTIWLDGREYTVFVNGDAMGKSMQGAGGALVLGVVFNSAISRYKRSRSQKIFPETWLKERFLDLQNVFLSFDGCMYISVCMGLVDTQSGLLYYINAEHPWTVLYRDSEASFLETNLSLRKLGMPGQEDKFYVRLFQMKPMDVIIMGSDGRDDVMVSQDGDVETINEDETMFLKHVSDAKGELYRIKEAVESSGTLIDDFSILRISFLEKENLKLISDGIPFEIREAISDGQRLLDLKEYPEAAALADSFLSNSEKPVPELLKIAGIAYFRSGDFENGRDRLQEYLKIVPSDNEGVLELSSCLFASGRLSEAADYGERLYLRDKLYFYNVLNLARIYLEMNILGRARKMSEEAAALGADMEGVSEIREAIRRAIVESGFSEEEEVEEISGHKFVNVDDVLAKADYLYHKKDFMAALESYEKANRLSEGRNPWTLFRIANCHSLLDQLDEAEKFYRRSIEVAPKNHHAYNNLGSIYYRKGNYSLAKEEWKKALEIKPDFRTASLNLDRLESWEANRITADV; encoded by the coding sequence ATGAAATTTCTTCTTTCCGTTTTAAACAATCTAAAGATTCGAACGAAAATGATCATTTTCGTTTCGGGCATCGTTCTCCTCTGTGTTCTTCCTCTTTCCATCATTGTTCTGTACAGGAACCAGGCAATCGTTCTGGAGAAGACGTTCGAAGTGTGTCAAAACTTGGCCAACAATATCGCCAATATCGCCGCAGAGGAATTGTTGATCAACGAGACTTTCGATGCCACGAGGACGAGCTTGGCTCGGCTACACGAAAGCAACATTTCCGGACTCACCGATTCCTATGTGATCAACGTGGATGGAAAATATGTCGCGGAACTGAACGAAGAAAAGATAGGTTCGGACGTACCGGAAGCGGATTTCGAAAAATTTTCGTCGTTAAAAGAATTAACTTTAAGCGAAATTACGGAGGAGGGAAATACTCTTCTCCGATTTTCCTATCCGATCTTCATCCAGTACCAGGGACAGAAATTATGGGTCGGGATGGCGATATTCGAATTCGATAAGGAAAAAGTCTACGAGCCGGTTTTCGCGATTCGGAGAAGTATCATCAGCGTCGCGAGCGTATTGTTCGTGCTCGGAATTTTCATCGCGATATTGGTGGCGGTAAACTTTGCCCGACCGATCGATACTTTATCGGAGGGTGTTAAAATCATAGGGGAAGGGGATCTGAATTTTCAGATCGCGGTTAGAGGAAAGGACGAGATAGGAATGCTCGCGCTTCAATTCAACCGCATGACTTCTCAGATCCGAGATTTCACGCAAAATCTGGAATCGATGGTGACTCAGAGAACCGAAGAACTGAATCGGACTTTGGAAAAAGTCCAATCCTTGAAGGTCGCTCAGGATGCGGATTACTACCTGACTTCCGTTCTCTTGGAGCCGCTTTTATTGAACAGCAACCTTTCCAAACGAGTCCGGACGGAGTTCTTCATAGAACAAAAGAAGAAATTCTCCTTCAGAAGATGGAATTCCCAATTAGGCGGAGACATCTGTATTACGGATACGATATGGTTGGACGGAAGAGAGTACACCGTATTCGTAAACGGCGACGCGATGGGAAAGTCCATGCAAGGGGCCGGCGGGGCGCTCGTGTTGGGAGTGGTATTCAACTCGGCCATATCCCGGTACAAGAGGTCCAGGAGCCAAAAGATTTTCCCGGAAACTTGGTTGAAGGAAAGGTTCCTGGACCTGCAGAACGTATTTTTATCCTTCGACGGTTGTATGTACATTTCGGTCTGTATGGGACTTGTGGACACCCAATCCGGACTTTTATATTACATCAATGCGGAACATCCATGGACGGTATTGTACCGGGATTCCGAGGCTTCCTTTCTGGAAACGAATCTTAGCTTAAGAAAGTTAGGGATGCCCGGTCAGGAGGACAAATTTTATGTCCGTCTGTTCCAGATGAAGCCGATGGATGTGATCATCATGGGATCCGACGGTAGGGACGACGTAATGGTTTCCCAGGACGGTGATGTGGAAACCATTAACGAGGACGAAACCATGTTCCTGAAACACGTGTCCGACGCGAAAGGGGAACTGTATCGAATCAAAGAGGCCGTGGAAAGTTCCGGAACTCTGATCGACGATTTTTCCATATTACGTATTTCTTTTTTGGAAAAGGAGAACCTGAAACTGATCTCGGACGGGATTCCTTTCGAAATCAGAGAGGCGATCTCGGACGGGCAAAGATTATTGGATTTGAAGGAATATCCGGAGGCTGCCGCATTAGCCGACTCCTTTCTTTCGAATTCGGAGAAACCGGTTCCGGAACTGTTGAAGATCGCCGGCATTGCGTATTTTAGGAGCGGGGATTTCGAAAACGGGAGAGATCGTCTGCAGGAATACCTGAAGATCGTTCCATCCGATAACGAAGGCGTTCTGGAACTTTCCTCCTGTCTTTTCGCTTCGGGGAGGCTTTCGGAGGCCGCGGATTACGGGGAAAGGTTGTATTTAAGAGATAAATTATATTTTTATAATGTTTTAAATCTGGCTAGAATTTATCTGGAAATGAACATTTTGGGAAGGGCCAGGAAAATGTCGGAAGAAGCGGCGGCTCTTGGGGCCGACATGGAGGGCGTTTCCGAGATCCGAGAAGCGATCAGACGAGCGATCGTGGAAAGCGGATTTTCCGAAGAGGAGGAAGTGGAGGAAATTTCGGGTCATAAATTCGTAAACGTGGACGATGTCCTCGCCAAGGCGGATTATCTGTATCATAAGAAGGATTTTATGGCCGCCTTGGAATCCTACGAAAAAGCGAATCGCTTGAGCGAAGGAAGGAATCCATGGACCTTATTCCGGATCGCGAATTGTCATTCTTTGTTGGATCAATTGGACGAGGCGGAGAAATTCTATCGTCGGTCCATCGAAGTGGCGCCGAAAAACCACCATGCCTACAATAACTTAGGAAGCATATATTACAGAAAAGGAAATTACTCCTTGGCCAAAGAGGAATGGAAGAAAGCTCTGGAAATCAAACCCGATTTTAGGACCGCGTCGTTGAACCTGGATAGACTCGAATCTTGGGAAGCGAACCGAATTACGGCGGACGTATGA
- a CDS encoding sensor histidine kinase → MFLSKIANIYRNQDYLTSKKAQHIFVLNVCTILLSIFATALYWSKGLRPGYVIIFSSSLISALLILRKRFGWAVKVNLFFGLVSVTAGWFFGAKEGNVIFSISTLIIVFLYLSNIRMTILVSVYCFCLLLLRPLLTDHPNFANLISFSDTLVMYSTFAIISILTVHVIQVYIREKDLLIQEVHHRVRNNLQILSGLVELQKNEVSEETFSHLVEFQDRISALAKVHDLVYQSENYLRVDCELVLEEISSRLTAETPKKILFYPKWKEVNLSIDLALPLSLVFNEIVLTAIHRDPSPHLPSQMTVGWERTDSKVRISFIDSVGGLGKADREAASHAGSILIDILTRQLKGKVETLDNSGKMMVLEFPVGVI, encoded by the coding sequence ATGTTTCTATCCAAAATAGCGAATATATACAGAAATCAGGACTATTTAACGTCCAAAAAAGCCCAACACATATTCGTATTGAACGTTTGCACGATTCTACTGAGCATTTTCGCGACCGCACTTTACTGGAGCAAAGGTCTCAGACCGGGCTACGTAATTATATTCTCCTCTTCCTTGATTTCCGCCCTGTTGATCTTGAGAAAAAGGTTCGGCTGGGCGGTAAAAGTGAATCTATTCTTCGGTCTGGTGTCCGTAACCGCGGGATGGTTCTTCGGAGCGAAGGAAGGGAACGTGATCTTCTCCATCTCCACGTTGATCATCGTATTTCTGTATCTCTCGAATATCAGAATGACGATTTTGGTTTCCGTTTATTGTTTCTGCCTCTTACTTTTACGTCCTCTATTAACCGACCATCCGAATTTTGCCAACCTGATCTCTTTTTCGGATACTCTGGTGATGTATTCCACCTTCGCGATTATTTCCATTCTTACGGTTCACGTGATCCAGGTTTATATCCGGGAAAAGGATCTTTTGATCCAGGAAGTCCATCATCGAGTCCGGAACAACCTACAGATACTTTCCGGATTAGTGGAACTGCAAAAAAACGAAGTGTCCGAAGAGACTTTCTCTCATCTCGTGGAATTCCAGGACCGGATCTCCGCCCTCGCCAAAGTCCATGATCTCGTCTACCAATCGGAGAATTATTTGAGGGTGGATTGCGAATTAGTGCTCGAGGAGATCTCGTCTCGTTTGACTGCGGAAACCCCGAAGAAGATCTTGTTCTACCCGAAATGGAAGGAAGTGAATCTATCGATCGACTTGGCGCTTCCATTGTCCTTGGTATTCAACGAAATCGTTCTGACTGCGATCCATAGGGATCCAAGCCCCCACCTACCTTCCCAAATGACCGTAGGTTGGGAAAGAACGGATTCGAAAGTGCGAATCTCTTTCATCGACTCGGTCGGAGGATTGGGAAAAGCGGACAGGGAAGCTGCGAGTCATGCTGGTTCTATCTTGATCGACATCCTGACAAGACAATTGAAAGGAAAGGTGGAAACTCTGGACAACTCCGGAAAAATGATGGTCCTGGAATTTCCCGTCGGTGTCATTTAA
- a CDS encoding patatin, whose protein sequence is MFTPRTRWNPGNWLRAKYDRNPFIEQIKNTTTSAGLPLESLSMKDVKTHFMATSFNLCSKRTHFLKSWEDYDGGMKLWEVISWSALSAAYYFGKINVPDYQWTAYLPDGTKKAGKGGVFQDGGQGVNNNTIHFILSEIAAKNWWKEGTFLLSLGTGNLDISVPYETASKENFMEQIVDYPFEARTESTIGQVLAAKYIAGVNDSFKFKRFDILLQEKENELDNVQYIDRFVNYGKVMAESLDSRFVADYF, encoded by the coding sequence TTGTTTACGCCCAGGACTCGATGGAACCCAGGAAACTGGCTGAGGGCGAAGTACGATCGGAATCCTTTCATCGAGCAGATCAAGAATACGACCACCTCGGCGGGATTGCCGTTGGAATCGCTGTCGATGAAGGATGTAAAAACACATTTCATGGCTACGTCGTTTAACCTTTGTTCCAAACGGACGCATTTTTTAAAATCCTGGGAGGATTACGACGGTGGGATGAAGCTATGGGAAGTCATCTCTTGGTCGGCTCTTTCCGCGGCGTATTATTTCGGAAAAATCAACGTCCCGGATTACCAATGGACGGCCTACTTGCCCGATGGTACGAAAAAAGCGGGTAAAGGGGGAGTGTTCCAGGACGGAGGGCAGGGGGTGAACAATAATACGATTCATTTTATTTTGTCCGAAATCGCCGCCAAAAATTGGTGGAAGGAAGGAACCTTTCTTCTGTCTTTAGGAACCGGAAATCTAGACATATCCGTTCCTTACGAAACGGCTTCCAAAGAGAATTTTATGGAACAGATCGTTGACTATCCGTTCGAGGCGAGGACCGAATCCACGATCGGTCAGGTTCTTGCTGCGAAGTATATCGCCGGGGTAAACGACTCGTTCAAATTCAAACGATTCGATATTCTCTTGCAGGAAAAAGAAAACGAATTGGATAACGTGCAGTATATAGACCGGTTCGTAAATTATGGAAAAGTAATGGCAGAATCTCTAGATTCTAGATTCGTAGCGGATTACTTCTAG
- a CDS encoding TonB-dependent receptor plug domain-containing protein has product MGQNQICRYLFVIYLFFLSTTTNAQSILEHVYVGQFLSYDSKLEPEISKKAVDRLKSRLESLQYSVEILPASSPEENLKRVSKGNLYISGFYRRDKATGKLVLYGHIYNSEKGILIDAYNSYNEVQGLEEIKDSLPKDEGHQSDESVLEQFVQKIVLSIRINKNKLERRENINEYVLSNPISKRFSFPVQKEDIKKSTEQVFDLLQSQVSTASTKTEVRTHDAPDLVSVISDKELLQFGRISLNDVLGNLPGYAPSQDYDRSTVSYRGMFEGWNNNHLLMLVDGVQFNDNLYGSAYTSEITPLNMLKSVEVVRGPGSALYGSNAMNGIISLNTISGKDLNGEMQTRARVGTGGTQIYDFRTGNTGKLFDYVLSYNSYQTNGNNYKDYDGSGRTDITGANAKFAVQDARSNYYLFTKLEGKDALEGLSFQYHRQYWNFQTGHGWLWAIPDYNGPMSEYRDIGSMKYKNKIGSKLTHEYVLQYQNHSIDWNTRYEPNGGSAGFYPAGVTEYLKTNGQSMFGRAQLTYDLGNAGSILAGVETTRFLYTGDKSHYANANLTDAADSYPPFPNNANGNLGPWLAWIKDKPVWTVGVFGQMVSPKFFYDKLQLTIGVRNDQTVQHYLGIDNPYSGFLGFPYAPHAKRVFRKTSPKAALVYTITRNLNLKLMGGQAFRTPSITEMFGANTFSLASNPRQLRPEIVRDYEAAIDWYLNQYVNFRVNYFIRNFQNQIFYSLQNNNLSTNIYSAVTNGAEAEINFTYNRISGFINYSYAHRLSEKMLDKTVSASQNQMTWAPSHIANGGIRYQTAKFEGSIQAHFQGTVYRRASDFGTIDTTTGILQSDSRLQYPQYRPNYVRNWTNVDVRIAYHLTEKISIGLFASNLLNNQQKLIKINNFPFDYSNQQRQILVDLNASF; this is encoded by the coding sequence ATGGGTCAGAATCAGATATGCCGGTACTTATTTGTAATATATCTATTCTTCCTCTCTACGACTACAAACGCGCAAAGCATATTAGAACACGTTTATGTAGGACAGTTTCTCTCTTACGATTCGAAATTAGAACCGGAAATCTCCAAAAAGGCGGTCGACCGTTTAAAATCCAGGTTAGAGTCACTCCAGTACTCCGTCGAAATTCTCCCCGCTTCCAGTCCGGAAGAAAATCTAAAAAGAGTTTCGAAAGGGAATCTTTATATTTCCGGGTTTTATAGAAGAGACAAGGCCACCGGAAAACTCGTATTGTACGGTCACATTTACAATTCCGAAAAGGGAATTTTGATCGACGCTTACAACAGTTACAACGAGGTCCAAGGACTGGAGGAAATCAAGGACAGTCTGCCGAAAGACGAAGGGCACCAATCCGACGAAAGCGTATTGGAACAGTTCGTCCAAAAAATCGTTCTATCGATCCGGATCAATAAGAACAAGTTGGAGCGGAGAGAGAACATCAACGAGTACGTACTTTCCAATCCGATCAGTAAGAGATTCAGCTTTCCCGTACAAAAAGAGGATATAAAGAAATCCACGGAGCAGGTCTTTGACCTTTTACAATCGCAAGTGTCGACTGCTTCCACGAAGACGGAAGTACGGACTCACGATGCTCCCGACTTGGTTTCCGTGATTTCCGACAAGGAATTGCTCCAGTTCGGAAGGATCTCCCTCAACGACGTACTCGGGAATCTTCCCGGTTATGCCCCTTCTCAGGATTACGATCGGTCAACGGTCAGTTACAGAGGAATGTTCGAAGGCTGGAATAACAACCACCTTTTGATGCTGGTGGACGGAGTACAATTCAACGATAACCTGTACGGTTCCGCGTATACCTCGGAGATTACTCCGTTGAATATGCTGAAATCCGTCGAGGTAGTTCGCGGACCCGGTTCCGCATTGTACGGAAGTAATGCCATGAACGGGATCATTTCTCTGAACACGATCTCTGGCAAGGACCTAAACGGGGAGATGCAGACACGAGCTAGGGTCGGAACCGGAGGAACTCAGATCTACGATTTCAGAACGGGGAATACGGGAAAATTATTCGATTACGTCCTAAGCTATAATTCCTACCAAACGAACGGAAATAATTACAAGGATTACGACGGCTCCGGTAGAACGGATATCACGGGAGCGAACGCGAAATTTGCGGTTCAAGACGCGAGATCCAACTATTATCTCTTCACAAAATTGGAAGGAAAGGATGCGCTGGAAGGACTCTCCTTCCAATACCATAGACAGTATTGGAACTTTCAAACGGGACACGGATGGCTCTGGGCGATTCCGGATTATAACGGGCCGATGAGCGAATACAGGGACATCGGTTCCATGAAATATAAAAACAAAATCGGTTCCAAGCTGACTCACGAATACGTCCTACAGTACCAAAATCACAGCATCGATTGGAATACGCGTTACGAACCCAACGGAGGATCCGCGGGATTCTATCCCGCCGGAGTCACGGAATATCTGAAAACGAACGGACAAAGTATGTTCGGGCGAGCTCAGCTTACCTACGATCTCGGAAACGCCGGGAGTATCTTGGCAGGGGTGGAAACGACCCGATTTCTATATACCGGAGACAAGAGCCACTATGCGAATGCGAACCTCACGGATGCGGCGGACAGCTACCCCCCTTTTCCGAATAACGCGAACGGAAACCTGGGTCCTTGGCTAGCTTGGATCAAAGATAAGCCCGTCTGGACGGTCGGGGTCTTCGGCCAAATGGTATCGCCCAAATTCTTCTACGATAAACTCCAATTAACGATCGGAGTAAGGAACGACCAAACCGTACAGCACTATCTCGGAATCGACAATCCTTACAGTGGTTTTTTAGGTTTTCCTTATGCTCCACACGCTAAAAGAGTCTTTAGAAAAACCAGCCCGAAAGCCGCCCTCGTATATACGATCACTAGAAATCTGAATTTAAAGCTGATGGGCGGACAAGCCTTCCGGACACCTTCGATCACGGAAATGTTCGGAGCGAATACGTTCTCTCTGGCTTCCAACCCCAGGCAATTGCGGCCGGAAATCGTACGGGATTATGAAGCCGCCATCGACTGGTATCTCAATCAATACGTAAACTTCAGAGTGAACTACTTCATCCGAAATTTCCAGAATCAGATTTTTTATAGCCTACAGAACAATAACCTAAGTACGAACATATACTCTGCGGTGACAAACGGTGCGGAGGCGGAGATAAACTTCACCTATAATCGAATTTCCGGATTTATAAACTACTCTTATGCGCATCGGTTAAGCGAAAAAATGCTGGATAAGACGGTCTCTGCGAGCCAGAACCAGATGACCTGGGCACCCTCCCATATCGCGAATGGAGGGATACGGTACCAGACGGCTAAGTTTGAAGGAAGCATCCAAGCCCACTTTCAAGGGACCGTCTATCGTAGGGCATCGGACTTCGGAACCATCGATACGACCACCGGGATATTGCAATCCGATTCCAGGTTACAATATCCCCAATACCGCCCCAATTACGTGAGGAACTGGACGAATGTGGACGTTCGTATAGCGTATCATCTTACCGAAAAGATCAGCATCGGACTATTCGCGTCCAACCTACTCAATAACCAGCAGAAGCTGATCAAAATAAACAATTTTCCGTTCGATTACTCCAACCAACAAAGGCAGATCCTGGTGGATCTTAACGCTTCGTTTTAA